The proteins below come from a single Drosophila suzukii chromosome X, CBGP_Dsuzu_IsoJpt1.0, whole genome shotgun sequence genomic window:
- the LOC118878254 gene encoding E3 ubiquitin-protein ligase rfwd3.S-like, giving the protein MEDFLGEEEEAIPRNRRIAKMNRADLIAELRHEQRRTQAMVKRRDEIKAALRQCNIQLTDTRRISEELANERNALLQTLQQEMQDNEAKETHLNLEIGVMANQRDDLHQEMQGVKDELSRIHEENSCSICLSPWDSEGPHRIVSLKCGHIFGDCCIRQHLVHRTDCALCKQPVSHQDLRYLFGFPVLVATQPAPLGQAAP; this is encoded by the coding sequence ATGGAGGATTTTTTAGGAGAGGAAGAGGAGGCGATCCCGCGAAATAGGAGAATCGCCAAGATGAATCGTGCTGATTTGATCGCTGAACTTCGCCACGAGCAAAGAAGAACCCAGGCGATGGTCAAGCGGCGGGACGAGATTAAAGCTGCCCTGCGGCAGTGCAACATACAGCTGACGGACACCAGGCGCATTTCGGAGGAATTGGCCAACGAGAGGAATGCCCTGTTGCAGACGTTGCAACAGGAAATGCAAGATAACGAAGCCAAGGAGACACACCTCAACTTGGAGATCGGTGTTATGGCCAATCAGCGGGATGATTTGCACCAGGAAATGCAAGGGGTGAAAGATGAGCTGAGCAGGATCCACGAGGAGAACAGCTGTTCGATTTGCCTCTCGCCCTGGgattccgaaggcccccaTCGCATTGTGTCCCTGAAGTGCGGCCATATTTTCGGGGACTGCTGCATCCGCCAGCACCTGGTTCACAGGACAGACTGCGCCCTCTGCAAGCAGCCAGTGAGTCATCAGGATCTGCGCTATCTCTTCGGCTTCCCTGTCCTGGTGGCTACCCAGCCTGCTCCGTTGGGACAAGCTGCTCCTTGA